The sequence below is a genomic window from Pleurocapsa sp. PCC 7327.
GCACTGGCTTTCCTAGAGGGACGAGATTATGCTATTCCTGATGATGTTAAATTGCTAGCACCTCACGTTTTGTCGCACCGTCTTATTCCCGCAGGCGGACGACAAGCCAAGACAATTGTCGAAAGGTTGCTGCGTACCATCCCGGTGGAAATCGTTGCCACTTGAAACACCAAATGTTCAACTTAGTTCGACAAAAACTGATTCGACACAAAACCATAAAGGCTCTTTCGCCGTTAATTTTGTTATTGGCGACCGCGTTGTGGTGCGTCGGACTGGGGTGGGGAATGGCATTTGCCCTCGATCCGATTCCCAGTCGCTACGAAAACGGACGAGATTTATATTTAGAAAATTGCTCTGGCTGTCATATCGCCATTCCTCCAGAAGTTATGCCAACGCAAACCTGGAAACAACTTCTAGAAAACCCTGAAGACCATTACGGTCGATCGCTGACGAATTTGATTAGGATTACCCAACTTCTAATCTGGGATTACTTGAGTGCTTATTCCCGTCCCTTAACAACAAACGAACCCATTCCTTTGCTGATAGAGCAATCCCGTTATTTCAAGGCACTTCATCCCAGAGTTCAATTCTCCGAACCCGTTACTGCCGATGCTTGCGTTAAATGTCATCCAGGAGTGGCTCAATTTGACTATCGTACCCTGACCCCTGAATGGCAAGATGCGCCCTAATATCGATTACCTTTCCTTGATTTGTACCGAGCGGTTGAACCAGTTCATGAGCGAAGCAATAATTAAGTCAAAAATCAAATAGGTCGCCATAACGACTAGCAACATTTCTACAGCGTTTCCCGTTTGATTGGAAATCGTGTAAGATACCGCGTAAATATCGCTGTAGAGAACGGCGATCGCTAAACTAGAATTTTTGGCTAAGTTGAGAAATTCGCTAGTTAGGGGCGGAATCATGACCCGCAAGGCTTGGGGAAATATCACCAAACGCATGATTAGAGAGGGTTTTAGTCCTAATGCCCTCGCTGCTTCCCATTGTCCTTTGCCTACGGACTGAATCCCCGCGCGAACCACTTCTGCAATAAATGCCGCCGTGTAAACTGTCAGTCCGAACGTCAAGGCGGCAAATTCAGAAGAAAGGCTCAATCCTCCTTCAATACTATTAGTCGCGCGATCGAATTGAGGTTGCTGCCAATCGAGACCGAAAATTATGGTAAGAATGGCAGCGATCGCAATCCCAATCAATCCCACTTGGAAAACTCGTCCTGACGACCCTTGTCCTACGATTGCCTGGGTTTGTTTGCGCCAGATAATAGCGGCTAAAATGGCGCTCAAAACCAGAAATCCTAAAGATAGCCAGGTCTGTAAAGTTCCGGCCGGAAAAGGAATCTGCATTCCTCGGTTGGTGAGAAAAATGGAATCCCAAACGACGAGTGGATTGTCAATTTTCGGCAATCTGAGAAAAATGGCAAAATACCAGAAAAAAAGTTGCAATAGCAGAGGCGTATTGCGAAATGTTTCTACATAAACGGCGGCAATTTTTCGCACTAGCCAATTATCCGATAATCTGCCCATGCCAACGGTAATACCGAGGATGGTGGCAAGAATAATCCCGCTTAACATCACTCGCAACGAGTTGAGCAAACCTACCAAAAGAGCACGAAAGTAGGGATCTGTAGGACTGTATGGGATGAGGGAATCGCCAATTTTAAAAGAAGCGGGGCGATCGGCATCAAATAGAAATGCCAAGCTAAAATCTAAACCCCTGCGGCGAAAGTTACGAGCGAGATTATTTCCCAGAATAACGAAGATAGTAACGACAATGAAGACGATTACTATCTGAACAAGGATTTTTAGGAAGCGATCGTCCCGCCAAAAAGGAATTTTTTCATTATCGGTCATTGGATGAAAGGATTTTAGATTTTGGCGAAGCTGCCGCACGCTCCCGGAACCGCTTCCGGGAGAACGGCGGATTTTGGATTGGGGATTGGTCAGTTGTCCTTTGTCATTAGTCCTTTGATTTTGGATGCAAGGATTGAGGAGTAGTTAGTAGTTAGTGGTTGGTGGTTAGTGGTTAATTGTCTCCCCATTTCCCCGTCTCCCCCCACACTTCCCACACTCCCCACACTCCCGGTTCTCCCCACCCTCCCACTTCCTCCCAGTTCCCCAGTCTCCTAACGGAAAGGTGGCGAATACATTAGTCCGCCTTTTGTCCAAAGGTTATTGAGTCCGCGTTCTAGCTGGAAAGGTTTGCCGATGTTGCGATCGTAGACTTCGCCATAGTTGCCGACGTGTCTGATGACGCGAGAGGCAAAATCATTGGGCAATCCCATCTCTTCGCCCAGTTTTCCATCTTGACCTAGGAAACGTCTGATGTTGGGATCTTGGCTATTTTGAAATTTGGACAAGTTTTGAGAGTTGATGCCAAATTCTTCCGCTTGGATGAGCGTATAGGTAATCCATTTAACCGCATCAAACCATTGTGAGTCACCATCGGCAACCGCCGGTCCCAACGGTTCTTTTGAGATCTCCGCGTCTAGCAACACGTGGTTATCTGGTTTGGGCAGCAGGGTGCGCCGACTAACCAGTTTGGAGCGATCGGCACTAACGGCTTCGCAACGTTCTTGCTCGTAAGCGGTAAAAAGAGCATCGTCATTATCGGAGGTAACGGGAGTATAAGTCTTTACTCCTTCCTTGCGCAACCAATCTGCCAGGTTTTGTTCCGTTGTCGTTCCAGAAAGAACGCAAATAGATTTTCCTTCTAGGTTTTTTGCTCCAGTTATGTCGCTTACTTTAGCAACCATTATCCCCTGACCGTCGTAGAAGAGGGTAGGTCCAAATTCCATACCAACGGCTGTATCTCGGTTAATTGTCCAAGTTGTATTGCGACTGAGTATGTCAATTTCTCCTGTTTGTACCGCCGTAAATCGTTCTTGGGCGCTGACAGTACGGAATTCAACTTTTTTAGGGTCGTCAAATAAAGCCGCAGCAACGGCGCGACATAAATCGACATCCATACCGGAGTATTCGCCTTTTTCATCTGCGAAGCTAAATCCTGGAACGTCTCCGTTGATTCCGCAGATGAGAGTCCCTCGGTTTTTCACGACTTCCAAGCGACTTTCACTCTCTGCTTCGCCTCCTGCACAAGCGCTTAGGGACGAGGCAAGCAGTAAGGTTATCAATAGAAAACGCCATTTCTTCATTGAGAAATTTCGGCGAGGAGCGCCGCCTCCATAATCTTTGCAAAATCTTTACAGAGACTGGCTTTTGACCAATCTAATATAGAAATATGCTGAACTCGCTTAACGCGCTCGATTAGCTGTCGAGAGGCTTCTATGAATGCCCTCCTAATTCTGGGAATAGGTTGCGCAGTTAGGAATACAGCCTCAGACTGCTGGCGGAGATCGGTTAAAAGACCAGTGTTATCGGACATTTATTTATTCGATCGCTATTGCAAAGATTGTCTCTTAAAGTCTGGGACGATACAAGTTCGAGTTTCTGCTTTTACTATCTACCCGATCTCGGTTTAAAAAATGTTGGCGACAGATAGATCTCTAAAACGCCCATTAGAAGTACCTTTCAAAATCCAAAATGGTATGAGTTTTGCATAAGAGGGGTGGCAGTAAACCAAAGGAATTGAGCAGATAGGGCTATTTGAATGTTCCGTCGCTCGAGCGCATAACTTAGGTCTAAGCGACGGTTTTGGCAATAACCGCCGAGGAGTATTATGACGAATGAAGAAAGCTCGATTGGCTGCAATGCCAGTTCGGGGCGCGGGTTATGGAGTGGTATCGCAGTCAGTGGCGCGATCGCGCTGAGCTGGCTTTATCTAAACTTGCTGACGCTGCAATGGTTGGCACGGGCAGTTCGGGAGATGAGTTTATTTAACCTCGTCCTGCTCGGATTGGCGGGGTTATTTTTTAGCGTGCAAGGGATACGGCACCGCCAACAGCTTCGTTGGTCGGCAGTTCCGGTGTTGCGTCCCTTGCCACTGGCGTTGATGTTTGGCAGCGCGATCGCCGCCAATGCTTTTCGCTGGTTTCTCGACCTGGATCGGTTGCCAGCAATCTGTTTTATTCTGGGCAGCTACGGTCTATTGGGGCTATTTTTAGATAGTGCGATCTGGCAGAGAAGATTATCGATCGCCGTCGCGATCGCAACTCTCCTGCCATTTTGCCTTAAGTTTGGTACGGGTTTAGGTTTTCCCGTCCGCATGCTTACCGCTCGCGCCGTTGAATTTATCCTGGCAAGAGCAAACGTTTCCGCCCTTTCTTCCCAAGACATCATCGTTTTGGAGAATGGCATTTCCCAAGTCGATCTGCCCTGTAGCGGGTTGAGAAGTTTGTGGATAGGAACCCTCTTCCTGCTGGCATTAACATGCTTAGAAGGTCGTTGCATTGATATCCGCTGGCTGTTAGTTAGCATCGTCAATCTGGTTTCGTTGATGCTTGCCAACATCGTGCGAGTGCTAGCGTTAGTCATCCTCGTCGATGGACTGAAACAGCCAGAAATTGCCAATATGCTACATATTCCTCTGGGTTTAATGGGTTTTCTTTCCTGCTGCTTGTTGGCGTGGGGATTGTTGCGGTTTGTGCCCAAACAGCGCTCGGAAAAACGAACTGAAGAAGTATCGAGAATTCAAAAGCAGAAAAATTTTAAATCCCTAGTTCCTCAAGCCCTCGTCGCGATCTGCGTTCTCGCGTTGACTTTGCTGCCCCAGCCTCCATCGATCGCGGCGCGATCGCTAATTCTAGCAGACTTGCAACTGCCATCGTCAATCGCAACGCAGGAGATCTCGCCGAGTCCTTACGAGCAAGATTTTTTTCAGGGTTATCCCGGCGTAGAGGCTCACAAGCTGCGATTTGAGGTACGAGGGCTTTCTGGATCGGCGATCCTGGTATTTAGCCCCACCTGGCAAGCGCACCACTCGCCCGAACTGTGCTTGCTTGGGAGCGGATTTCAAGTCGATAAAATGGAGCGGCGGCAGCTCGCCCCCGATACGCTCGGACGCTGGTTATCGCTCAATAATGGCGAGCGATCGGCTGCTTATTGGTTTCAGTCATCCAAGCGAACCACCGATGAATACCTCGTTCGTCTGTGGGGAGAAATGAACCGTCGGGAACCGATCTGGGTGATGGTATCGGTTCTGTTCGATCGCGCTAGCCGTCCCGACGATTCGGCAGTGCAAACCCTAATTGCCAGTCTTAACCAGGCTATCGATCGCCGTTTGGAGGAATAAAGCGATGAACTTGCCAACTCAATTTAACCAATTGTCTCGCGTTCTTTTCTGGCTGTTCAACGGCTCGCTGCTATTAATCGTTTATCTGGGATTCTTACCCTTTTTAGCCCCTGCCATTATCGCCGATGCGATCGCCGGAAAGGTTCCCTTGAATTTCCTGATTCCTTTCGTCGGATTGGTGGGGGTTCCAACCACCTGCACCGCGATCGGCGCAATCCCCAAACAAAAGCGATCGATATCCCTATTTCACTTATTCTACGGCGTAGAAGCGCCGCTATTGATTCTGTGTCTGGCTCGCTTTTTCTGGTTGCGCGATTTAACGCCCTTCACAACCTTACTACTGGCGAGTGGACTGCTAGGGACGCTGGCATTTACCCACTGGCTCTTGAGCGCGAGGGGTTCCAACTCTAGCAATGCTAACTGGTGGCATCTGGCAGGGCAGACGGTGATGCTGGCGATCGCTCTTTACCTCTTGACAATATCTGCATTTTATGCAGTGCCCTTCATTAGTTTTATCCTCGTCATCCTGATTATTTTGTTGTATCTGTTTCCCCTTGGCATCCTAACGATTGGATTTGGTACGCTCCCAATTGGTATGGCGATCGCTTACTTGCTAGCCTGGAAGCAGAACCTAAAACAACTTGCCAACCGCCACGGCAATTTTCTAGTCGGGGGATTTATCGTTGCCGTGTTAGCCGGATGGCTGGGAATTCTCATTGCTGTCGCCCATCAGCCCCAACATCAGGCATTTGCTTTGCTGCAAACCCCTCCGCAAACCGAACAAGCTCGTCAAGCGTTAGTGCAAAAATCGGAGGCGATTCGACGGGGATTGCTGAACGCCTACCTAGCGAAATACCGCTATCCTTGGTTTGAGAGCGATCGCCACATCTACGACATCTACCGTAACACCTTTGCCTTCTCCGACAGATCTGCCCAAATCCTACAAAATCTCTACAGTGCCTTAACTGCTCCCTTTGCCTATCAGGGAACCGAAGCAGACGAGGCAAAAGCAGCCGAACTGTATGCCCAGTTTTTCGATACGCCGATTATGCGCGGAGAGCTAGCGGCAATTCAGAAGGCGCTTCAGTCTACCTTCAACCGAGGCGAGGCAAAAGCAGGACTGTTAGACATTAACGAAGAGCGGGTTTGGTTAGCCCAGCAGGAAATTACCGTCAACCCTCAAGGGAACTGGGCAGATGTGGAACTTTACGAAGTCTACCGCAACCAGACCCTCGACCAGGAAGAAATTCTCTACTACTTTTCCTTGCCCGAAAGCGCCGTCGTCACGGGCGTGTGGTTGGGCGAAACGCGCGATCGTGCCAAGCGATACGTCTTTCAAATTGCTCCGCGCGGTGCGGCTCAAGAGATTTATAACAATGAAGTCAGCCGTCGCGTCGATCCGGCTCTCCTAGAACAAGTTGGTCCCCATCAATACCGACTCCGCGCCTTTCCCATTCCGCCGTTAGGACAGGGAGAAATGCATTTATGGTTGACTTACAAAGTCTTGAAGCAAGATGCGGGTTGGGCATTGCCCGAACTCCTCGAACGGCGCAATATCTTCTGGACAGCCAAAACGAAACGAATTGTCGATGGCAAGATAGTTGGAGCTGGGGATCGCTGGTTGCCCGCGACTTTGAGGGCAAAAAACGCGCAAGCTGTTAGCCACGAAGTCGTTTTACCCGATGGCGATCGCGTTCTCGCAAAACCGTTCGCTTCCTCCTATCGCCTTCCTCAAAATCAACGGTTTGCCATCATTCTCGATGGTTCCTACAGCATGAATCGCCATCGTCAGGAAACTGTTGAGACTTTCCGCTGGCTCAAAGATAACGTTCTCAAACACAACCAAGCCGATCTTTATCTAACGGCAACCAAACCAGCCCAACCCAAACGTTTGGATGGCTTGCCGGAATTCGCAGCGAATCAAACAACCTTCTATGGAACCCTGCAACCCAAAGAAATGCTGGAGCAGTTCTTGGCTTTGCGCGGCGATAGGGCTTACGATGCCATTCTGATCCTTACGGATTCGGGTAGCTACGAACTGACCCAAG
It includes:
- a CDS encoding diheme cytochrome C, which gives rise to MFNLVRQKLIRHKTIKALSPLILLLATALWCVGLGWGMAFALDPIPSRYENGRDLYLENCSGCHIAIPPEVMPTQTWKQLLENPEDHYGRSLTNLIRITQLLIWDYLSAYSRPLTTNEPIPLLIEQSRYFKALHPRVQFSEPVTADACVKCHPGVAQFDYRTLTPEWQDAP
- a CDS encoding amino acid ABC transporter permease: MTDNEKIPFWRDDRFLKILVQIVIVFIVVTIFVILGNNLARNFRRRGLDFSLAFLFDADRPASFKIGDSLIPYSPTDPYFRALLVGLLNSLRVMLSGIILATILGITVGMGRLSDNWLVRKIAAVYVETFRNTPLLLQLFFWYFAIFLRLPKIDNPLVVWDSIFLTNRGMQIPFPAGTLQTWLSLGFLVLSAILAAIIWRKQTQAIVGQGSSGRVFQVGLIGIAIAAILTIIFGLDWQQPQFDRATNSIEGGLSLSSEFAALTFGLTVYTAAFIAEVVRAGIQSVGKGQWEAARALGLKPSLIMRLVIFPQALRVMIPPLTSEFLNLAKNSSLAIAVLYSDIYAVSYTISNQTGNAVEMLLVVMATYLIFDLIIASLMNWFNRSVQIKER
- a CDS encoding TIGR02921 family PEP-CTERM protein, giving the protein MNLPTQFNQLSRVLFWLFNGSLLLIVYLGFLPFLAPAIIADAIAGKVPLNFLIPFVGLVGVPTTCTAIGAIPKQKRSISLFHLFYGVEAPLLILCLARFFWLRDLTPFTTLLLASGLLGTLAFTHWLLSARGSNSSNANWWHLAGQTVMLAIALYLLTISAFYAVPFISFILVILIILLYLFPLGILTIGFGTLPIGMAIAYLLAWKQNLKQLANRHGNFLVGGFIVAVLAGWLGILIAVAHQPQHQAFALLQTPPQTEQARQALVQKSEAIRRGLLNAYLAKYRYPWFESDRHIYDIYRNTFAFSDRSAQILQNLYSALTAPFAYQGTEADEAKAAELYAQFFDTPIMRGELAAIQKALQSTFNRGEAKAGLLDINEERVWLAQQEITVNPQGNWADVELYEVYRNQTLDQEEILYYFSLPESAVVTGVWLGETRDRAKRYVFQIAPRGAAQEIYNNEVSRRVDPALLEQVGPHQYRLRAFPIPPLGQGEMHLWLTYKVLKQDAGWALPELLERRNIFWTAKTKRIVDGKIVGAGDRWLPATLRAKNAQAVSHEVVLPDGDRVLAKPFASSYRLPQNQRFAIILDGSYSMNRHRQETVETFRWLKDNVLKHNQADLYLTATKPAQPKRLDGLPEFAANQTTFYGTLQPKEMLEQFLALRGDRAYDAILILTDSGSYELTQDSKSVLQMPAPLWLVHLGGLQPAYDDATLQAIQDSGGGVATQVQEVVRRLGTQPSLGESAINLVDGYAWFLQKTSEPPSPVEGFSPIAARQWIAHLSRTTKPDDVRELDAIHAIAKQYEIVTSYSSAIVLVNARQQEALRQAEQRSDRFQREIEDQQLPSPSSLNTVSAVPEPAEWLLMIAGAICLWFVYQRQRQRGCNNA
- a CDS encoding amino acid ABC transporter substrate-binding protein, whose amino-acid sequence is MKKWRFLLITLLLASSLSACAGGEAESESRLEVVKNRGTLICGINGDVPGFSFADEKGEYSGMDVDLCRAVAAALFDDPKKVEFRTVSAQERFTAVQTGEIDILSRNTTWTINRDTAVGMEFGPTLFYDGQGIMVAKVSDITGAKNLEGKSICVLSGTTTEQNLADWLRKEGVKTYTPVTSDNDDALFTAYEQERCEAVSADRSKLVSRRTLLPKPDNHVLLDAEISKEPLGPAVADGDSQWFDAVKWITYTLIQAEEFGINSQNLSKFQNSQDPNIRRFLGQDGKLGEEMGLPNDFASRVIRHVGNYGEVYDRNIGKPFQLERGLNNLWTKGGLMYSPPFR
- the xrtO gene encoding exosortase O encodes the protein MTNEESSIGCNASSGRGLWSGIAVSGAIALSWLYLNLLTLQWLARAVREMSLFNLVLLGLAGLFFSVQGIRHRQQLRWSAVPVLRPLPLALMFGSAIAANAFRWFLDLDRLPAICFILGSYGLLGLFLDSAIWQRRLSIAVAIATLLPFCLKFGTGLGFPVRMLTARAVEFILARANVSALSSQDIIVLENGISQVDLPCSGLRSLWIGTLFLLALTCLEGRCIDIRWLLVSIVNLVSLMLANIVRVLALVILVDGLKQPEIANMLHIPLGLMGFLSCCLLAWGLLRFVPKQRSEKRTEEVSRIQKQKNFKSLVPQALVAICVLALTLLPQPPSIAARSLILADLQLPSSIATQEISPSPYEQDFFQGYPGVEAHKLRFEVRGLSGSAILVFSPTWQAHHSPELCLLGSGFQVDKMERRQLAPDTLGRWLSLNNGERSAAYWFQSSKRTTDEYLVRLWGEMNRREPIWVMVSVLFDRASRPDDSAVQTLIASLNQAIDRRLEE